In Mustela lutreola isolate mMusLut2 chromosome 1, mMusLut2.pri, whole genome shotgun sequence, one genomic interval encodes:
- the POU2AF3 gene encoding POU class 2 homeobox associating factor 3 isoform X1: protein MLCETLKMLHLCFSPCTGALGGAECLELQHPASAPAAADHDVGKTEGVSRCPGQDHGEGAAAAEKGAPGGLRGNQKRIWLTLEQKAPKYMEMGNVHGKMSSLSPESTESMVMFLLWQLPGGNGVHLSDPAPPSSAGLYLESEPVSSTSNSFQPREFSSCVSCEENMSCIDQVFESYLQTETHLDPLLNPTQSTSPYFPDSFQAAPFCFNQSLTPGSSSDSSTLSGSLDYSYSLAQLPACAPENYNSSPSLDPRNCGYSSEEYSYSHLPSYTQYDCFPSAGPSVCYCASCEAEHVDTLRAAECFSYPSTDYVNLAPSAAVASEFYKRGTNWDICYS, encoded by the exons ATGCTTtgtgaaactttaaaaatgttgcatctctgcttctctccctgcacAGGGGCCCTGGGAGGCGCCGAGTGCCTGGAGCTCCAGCACCCAGCCAGCGCCCCAGCTGCTGCTGACCACGATGTCGG AAAAACCGAAGGTGTATCAAGGTGTCCGGGTCAAGATCACGGTGAAGGAGCTGCTGCAGCAGAGAAGGGCGCACCAGGCGGCCTCAGGGGGAACC aaaaaagaatctGGCTTACCTTAGAGCAGAAGGCACCAAAGTACATGGAAATGGGAAATGTTCATGGGAAAATGTCTTCACTTTCTCCTGAGAGCACTGAGTCCATGGTCATGTTCTTGCTTTGGCAGCTGCCAGGAGGCAACGGCGTCCACCTTTCAGACCCAGCCCCGCCATCTTCAGCAG gGCTGTATTTGGAGTCTGAACCGGTTTCTTCCACATCCAATTCCTTTCAACCCCGAGAATTTTCCAGTTGTGTTTCCTGTGAAGAAAATATGAGCTGTATCGACCAGGTGTTTGAGTCCTACCTTCAGACAGAGACACACCTGGACCCCTTGCTCAATCCCACGCAGAGCACATCACCCTATTTCCCTGACAGCTTCCAAGCTGCCCCTTTCTGCTTTAACCAGAGCCTG ACCCCAGGATCGTCTTCGGATTCCTCCACTCTGTCTGGTTCCTTAGACTACAGTTACTCACTGGCTCAGCTACCTGCGTGTGCCCCGGAGAATTACAattcttccccttctctggaCCCCAGAAACTGTGGCTATTCCTCAGAAGAGTACTCCTACTCACACTTGCCCTCGTACACTCAGTACGACTGCTTCCCCTCTGCCGGCCCCTCGGTCTGCTACTGTGCGTCCTGTGAGGCAGAACACGTGGACACCCTCAGAGCAGCGGAGTGCTTTTCCTACCCCAGCACAGACTATGTGAACTTGGCCCCCTCCGCAGCTGTGGCCAGCGAGTTCTATAAAAGGGGAACAAACTGGGACATCTGCTATAGTTAA
- the POU2AF3 gene encoding POU class 2 homeobox associating factor 3 isoform X2, which translates to MSEKPKVYQGVRVKITVKELLQQRRAHQAASGGTLPGGNGVHLSDPAPPSSAGLYLESEPVSSTSNSFQPREFSSCVSCEENMSCIDQVFESYLQTETHLDPLLNPTQSTSPYFPDSFQAAPFCFNQSLTPGSSSDSSTLSGSLDYSYSLAQLPACAPENYNSSPSLDPRNCGYSSEEYSYSHLPSYTQYDCFPSAGPSVCYCASCEAEHVDTLRAAECFSYPSTDYVNLAPSAAVASEFYKRGTNWDICYS; encoded by the exons ATGTCGG AAAAACCGAAGGTGTATCAAGGTGTCCGGGTCAAGATCACGGTGAAGGAGCTGCTGCAGCAGAGAAGGGCGCACCAGGCGGCCTCAGGGGGAACC CTGCCAGGAGGCAACGGCGTCCACCTTTCAGACCCAGCCCCGCCATCTTCAGCAG gGCTGTATTTGGAGTCTGAACCGGTTTCTTCCACATCCAATTCCTTTCAACCCCGAGAATTTTCCAGTTGTGTTTCCTGTGAAGAAAATATGAGCTGTATCGACCAGGTGTTTGAGTCCTACCTTCAGACAGAGACACACCTGGACCCCTTGCTCAATCCCACGCAGAGCACATCACCCTATTTCCCTGACAGCTTCCAAGCTGCCCCTTTCTGCTTTAACCAGAGCCTG ACCCCAGGATCGTCTTCGGATTCCTCCACTCTGTCTGGTTCCTTAGACTACAGTTACTCACTGGCTCAGCTACCTGCGTGTGCCCCGGAGAATTACAattcttccccttctctggaCCCCAGAAACTGTGGCTATTCCTCAGAAGAGTACTCCTACTCACACTTGCCCTCGTACACTCAGTACGACTGCTTCCCCTCTGCCGGCCCCTCGGTCTGCTACTGTGCGTCCTGTGAGGCAGAACACGTGGACACCCTCAGAGCAGCGGAGTGCTTTTCCTACCCCAGCACAGACTATGTGAACTTGGCCCCCTCCGCAGCTGTGGCCAGCGAGTTCTATAAAAGGGGAACAAACTGGGACATCTGCTATAGTTAA
- the POU2AF3 gene encoding POU class 2 homeobox associating factor 3 isoform X3 has translation MGLPGGNGVHLSDPAPPSSAGLYLESEPVSSTSNSFQPREFSSCVSCEENMSCIDQVFESYLQTETHLDPLLNPTQSTSPYFPDSFQAAPFCFNQSLTPGSSSDSSTLSGSLDYSYSLAQLPACAPENYNSSPSLDPRNCGYSSEEYSYSHLPSYTQYDCFPSAGPSVCYCASCEAEHVDTLRAAECFSYPSTDYVNLAPSAAVASEFYKRGTNWDICYS, from the exons ATGGGA CTGCCAGGAGGCAACGGCGTCCACCTTTCAGACCCAGCCCCGCCATCTTCAGCAG gGCTGTATTTGGAGTCTGAACCGGTTTCTTCCACATCCAATTCCTTTCAACCCCGAGAATTTTCCAGTTGTGTTTCCTGTGAAGAAAATATGAGCTGTATCGACCAGGTGTTTGAGTCCTACCTTCAGACAGAGACACACCTGGACCCCTTGCTCAATCCCACGCAGAGCACATCACCCTATTTCCCTGACAGCTTCCAAGCTGCCCCTTTCTGCTTTAACCAGAGCCTG ACCCCAGGATCGTCTTCGGATTCCTCCACTCTGTCTGGTTCCTTAGACTACAGTTACTCACTGGCTCAGCTACCTGCGTGTGCCCCGGAGAATTACAattcttccccttctctggaCCCCAGAAACTGTGGCTATTCCTCAGAAGAGTACTCCTACTCACACTTGCCCTCGTACACTCAGTACGACTGCTTCCCCTCTGCCGGCCCCTCGGTCTGCTACTGTGCGTCCTGTGAGGCAGAACACGTGGACACCCTCAGAGCAGCGGAGTGCTTTTCCTACCCCAGCACAGACTATGTGAACTTGGCCCCCTCCGCAGCTGTGGCCAGCGAGTTCTATAAAAGGGGAACAAACTGGGACATCTGCTATAGTTAA
- the POU2AF3 gene encoding POU class 2 homeobox associating factor 3 isoform X4, with amino-acid sequence MSCIDQVFESYLQTETHLDPLLNPTQSTSPYFPDSFQAAPFCFNQSLTPGSSSDSSTLSGSLDYSYSLAQLPACAPENYNSSPSLDPRNCGYSSEEYSYSHLPSYTQYDCFPSAGPSVCYCASCEAEHVDTLRAAECFSYPSTDYVNLAPSAAVASEFYKRGTNWDICYS; translated from the exons ATGAGCTGTATCGACCAGGTGTTTGAGTCCTACCTTCAGACAGAGACACACCTGGACCCCTTGCTCAATCCCACGCAGAGCACATCACCCTATTTCCCTGACAGCTTCCAAGCTGCCCCTTTCTGCTTTAACCAGAGCCTG ACCCCAGGATCGTCTTCGGATTCCTCCACTCTGTCTGGTTCCTTAGACTACAGTTACTCACTGGCTCAGCTACCTGCGTGTGCCCCGGAGAATTACAattcttccccttctctggaCCCCAGAAACTGTGGCTATTCCTCAGAAGAGTACTCCTACTCACACTTGCCCTCGTACACTCAGTACGACTGCTTCCCCTCTGCCGGCCCCTCGGTCTGCTACTGTGCGTCCTGTGAGGCAGAACACGTGGACACCCTCAGAGCAGCGGAGTGCTTTTCCTACCCCAGCACAGACTATGTGAACTTGGCCCCCTCCGCAGCTGTGGCCAGCGAGTTCTATAAAAGGGGAACAAACTGGGACATCTGCTATAGTTAA